A window of Chitinophaga sp. MM2321 contains these coding sequences:
- the dnaG gene encoding DNA primase — MAIKINLSNIWKDDESMGMIKQGPENLSYVCSWIKTVISQNSIQQILSRIDIVEIVGSFVKLKKRGANYMGLCPFHNEKSPSFTVSPSKEIYKCFGCGASGNSISFIMEHEKYSYVEAIKWLAQKYQVEIEETEVSPELKQHQLMADSLFIINNFAREYFTDTLFNKEEGQNVGLSYFEERGFTEETIRKFQLGYCLNTFDSFAKTALDKGYNLEYLQKTGLVTIRNDQPADNYRGRVIFPIHNQSGKILGFGARILVKSDRAPKYINSPENEIYVKSRVLYGTYFARHSIDKLNECLLVEGYTDVVSLHQAGVENVVASSGTSLTQDQLRLIKKYTNNLTILYDGDSAGVKAALRGLDMAIEESLNVKLVLLPDKEDPDSYVQKIGAAAFRTFIDENKQDFVLFKLQLSMQEAGTDSNKKSQLVNEIAETISKIDKAEDFTRQQDYIRQCSQLLKIDEQGLIALVNKFIRERLVKREQANTRNNAAAPPDDALSEEAIAAMEAAETGFSVSSLLNRDEKQERELVKILLRFGDMAFSEEEQNTVADYVFRLPYDFESLADSEMVKRILREYKQLYDAGNTPDKKWFLYHQDMELSKYTAEILEDREADLSINWKERFEIDTVYGDNAYLKDTISTTNYLILRKIKRLIIENQEEAEKATEMDQIMRCLEMQVHLNTLEKELTQGLGTVVFK, encoded by the coding sequence TTGGCTATCAAAATTAATCTATCAAATATATGGAAAGATGATGAATCAATGGGGATGATCAAACAGGGACCGGAGAATTTATCTTATGTTTGTAGTTGGATTAAGACCGTGATATCTCAAAACTCCATACAACAAATCCTCAGCCGCATAGATATTGTGGAAATAGTGGGTTCCTTCGTGAAATTGAAAAAAAGGGGCGCCAACTACATGGGCCTGTGCCCTTTTCATAACGAAAAATCACCCTCTTTTACCGTATCTCCCAGCAAAGAGATCTATAAGTGCTTTGGTTGCGGCGCCAGCGGCAATTCCATCAGCTTTATCATGGAGCATGAGAAGTACTCCTATGTGGAAGCGATCAAATGGCTGGCACAGAAGTACCAGGTAGAGATCGAGGAAACAGAAGTGAGTCCTGAGCTGAAGCAGCACCAGCTGATGGCAGACAGTCTCTTCATCATCAACAACTTCGCCCGCGAATACTTTACCGATACCTTGTTCAACAAGGAAGAGGGACAGAATGTGGGACTCAGTTATTTTGAAGAACGCGGCTTCACCGAGGAAACAATCCGGAAATTCCAGCTGGGATATTGTCTTAACACCTTCGACTCTTTTGCAAAAACGGCGTTGGATAAAGGCTACAACCTGGAGTACCTGCAAAAAACAGGGCTGGTCACTATCCGTAACGATCAGCCGGCAGATAACTACCGGGGGCGTGTCATCTTTCCTATTCACAATCAGTCCGGTAAAATACTGGGCTTTGGTGCGCGTATCCTCGTCAAGTCAGACCGGGCGCCGAAATATATCAATTCTCCCGAAAACGAGATCTATGTAAAAAGCCGGGTACTGTATGGTACCTACTTTGCGCGACATTCCATTGATAAACTCAATGAATGTTTGCTGGTAGAAGGCTATACCGATGTGGTATCCCTGCACCAGGCCGGTGTGGAAAACGTGGTAGCCTCCAGTGGTACCTCGCTCACACAGGACCAGCTGCGCCTCATTAAAAAATATACCAACAACCTCACCATCCTGTATGATGGTGACAGTGCCGGTGTAAAGGCCGCCTTACGCGGTCTGGACATGGCCATAGAGGAAAGCCTCAACGTAAAGCTGGTACTGTTGCCGGATAAAGAAGATCCGGACAGCTATGTACAGAAAATAGGCGCCGCTGCTTTCCGCACTTTTATTGATGAAAATAAACAGGACTTCGTACTGTTCAAGCTGCAACTCAGCATGCAGGAAGCCGGTACAGACAGCAATAAGAAATCACAGCTGGTAAATGAAATTGCCGAAACAATTTCCAAGATAGATAAGGCAGAAGATTTTACCCGTCAACAGGATTACATCCGCCAATGCAGCCAGCTACTCAAAATTGATGAGCAGGGACTGATTGCGCTGGTGAATAAATTCATCCGGGAGCGGCTTGTAAAACGGGAGCAGGCCAATACCCGCAATAATGCGGCTGCCCCACCCGATGATGCCCTCAGTGAAGAAGCCATCGCCGCCATGGAAGCGGCAGAAACAGGCTTCTCCGTATCCTCCCTGCTCAACAGGGACGAAAAACAGGAAAGGGAACTGGTAAAAATACTGCTGCGCTTTGGGGATATGGCTTTCAGTGAAGAAGAACAAAATACAGTAGCCGATTATGTGTTTCGCCTTCCCTACGACTTTGAGTCTCTGGCAGATAGTGAGATGGTAAAACGGATCCTGCGCGAGTACAAGCAATTGTATGATGCAGGAAATACACCCGATAAAAAATGGTTCCTGTATCACCAGGATATGGAACTGAGTAAATATACCGCCGAAATCCTGGAAGACCGGGAAGCCGACCTGAGCATCAACTGGAAGGAAAGGTTCGAAATAGACACCGTTTATGGTGATAATGCCTACCTGAAAGACACCATTTCCACTACCAACTACCTTATCCTTCGCAAGATCAAAAGACTGATCATTGAAAACCAGGAAGAAGCCGAAAAAGCAACAGAAATGGACCAGATCATGCGATGCCTGGAAATGCAGGTACACCTGAATACACTGGAAAAGGAACTGACCCAGGGATTGGGTACCGTTGTTTTCAAATAG
- a CDS encoding acetyl-CoA C-acyltransferase, whose amino-acid sequence MKEVFIVATARTPIGSFNGALAGVSAIKLGATVMKAALERAGISADQVNEVYMGNVISANLGQAPANQASLAAGIPNNVPCTTVNKVCASGMKAIMLGAQSILLGDNDVVVAGGMENMSAVPYYLDKARTGYKLGHGNIIDGIIRDGLWDPYKDFHMGNAAELCATGYHITREEQDAYAIESYKRAAAAWEKGYYKNEVVPVEVPGKQVVTVSEDEDYKKVIFEKVPSLKPTFQKDGTITAANASNINDGAAAVVLVSGEKLKALGLKPLAKIISFADASQAPEWFTTTPVKAIDKALTKANLQITDMDFAEVNEAFSCVPIANARDLGLSLDKVNVWGGAVAMGHPIGCSGARIVVTLNAILHQQNARYGVAGICNGGGGASAIIIERM is encoded by the coding sequence ATGAAAGAAGTATTTATAGTAGCCACGGCACGTACCCCTATTGGTTCTTTCAATGGCGCCCTGGCGGGCGTTTCAGCAATAAAGCTGGGAGCCACCGTCATGAAAGCGGCACTGGAAAGGGCCGGTATCAGTGCAGACCAGGTGAATGAAGTATACATGGGCAATGTGATCAGCGCCAACCTGGGGCAGGCGCCCGCCAACCAGGCCAGCCTCGCAGCCGGTATCCCCAACAACGTGCCGTGTACCACTGTCAATAAAGTATGCGCTTCCGGTATGAAAGCGATTATGTTGGGCGCGCAGAGCATTCTGCTGGGTGATAACGACGTAGTAGTGGCTGGTGGCATGGAGAATATGAGCGCCGTTCCCTACTATCTGGATAAGGCCCGTACGGGCTATAAACTGGGTCACGGTAATATCATTGATGGTATCATCCGGGATGGCCTCTGGGACCCCTACAAGGACTTCCATATGGGCAATGCCGCGGAGCTATGCGCTACCGGGTATCATATCACCCGTGAAGAGCAGGACGCCTATGCTATTGAAAGCTACAAGCGTGCCGCCGCCGCCTGGGAAAAAGGATATTACAAAAATGAAGTCGTACCCGTGGAAGTTCCCGGCAAACAGGTAGTAACGGTATCAGAAGATGAAGATTATAAAAAAGTGATCTTCGAAAAAGTACCTTCCCTGAAGCCTACTTTCCAGAAAGACGGTACCATTACTGCTGCCAACGCGTCCAATATCAATGACGGAGCCGCAGCGGTAGTACTGGTGAGCGGTGAAAAGCTGAAAGCACTGGGATTAAAGCCGCTGGCTAAGATCATCAGTTTTGCGGATGCTTCCCAGGCACCGGAATGGTTTACCACTACACCCGTGAAAGCAATCGATAAGGCACTTACAAAAGCTAACCTGCAAATCACCGATATGGATTTTGCTGAAGTAAACGAAGCATTTTCCTGTGTACCTATCGCCAATGCGAGAGACCTGGGTCTTTCCCTCGATAAGGTAAATGTCTGGGGTGGAGCAGTAGCCATGGGGCATCCCATTGGTTGCAGCGGCGCCAGGATCGTTGTCACCCTGAATGCGATCCTTCACCAGCAAAACGCCCGCTACGGCGTAGCCGGCATCTGTAATGGCGGCGGTGGCGCCAGCGCGATCATCATAGAAAGGATGTAG
- a CDS encoding pyruvate dehydrogenase complex E1 component subunit beta translates to MRQIAFRQALREALQEEFRRDERVFLMGEEVAEYNGAYKVSQGMLDEFGPKRVIDTPIAELGFTAIGVGAAQNGLRPVIEFMTWNFAVLALDQILNTASKMLAMSGGQVGCPIVFRGPNGSAGQLGAQHSTAFESYYANIPGLKVVSVSNPYDAKGLLKAAIRDDDPVVFMESEVMYGDMGEVPEEEYIIPIGKADIKRAGKDVTIVSFNKMMKVALGAAEELAKEGIEAEVIDLRTIRPLDWFTILESVKKTNRLVIVEEQWPFASISSEIAYRIQKEGFDYLDAPVRRITAIDAPMHYAPNLVKMYLPDIERTVKLVKEVMYMKK, encoded by the coding sequence ATGCGTCAGATAGCTTTCAGACAAGCCTTAAGAGAAGCCCTGCAGGAGGAATTTCGCCGTGATGAACGGGTATTCCTTATGGGGGAGGAAGTAGCCGAATATAATGGCGCTTATAAAGTGAGCCAGGGGATGCTGGATGAGTTTGGTCCAAAACGTGTTATTGACACGCCGATCGCAGAACTTGGATTTACTGCCATTGGGGTAGGTGCTGCTCAGAACGGCCTGCGTCCGGTAATTGAATTCATGACCTGGAACTTCGCTGTACTGGCGTTGGATCAGATCCTTAACACAGCTTCCAAAATGCTGGCCATGAGTGGCGGGCAGGTTGGTTGCCCGATCGTTTTCCGCGGACCAAACGGTTCTGCCGGACAGCTGGGTGCGCAGCACTCCACTGCTTTTGAAAGCTACTATGCCAATATTCCCGGCCTGAAAGTAGTATCTGTTTCTAATCCATATGATGCAAAAGGTTTGCTGAAAGCGGCTATCCGCGACGACGACCCGGTAGTTTTCATGGAAAGTGAAGTGATGTATGGCGATATGGGTGAAGTTCCTGAAGAGGAATATATCATCCCCATCGGCAAAGCAGATATCAAACGTGCAGGTAAGGATGTAACCATCGTTTCTTTCAACAAAATGATGAAAGTAGCGTTGGGTGCAGCTGAAGAGCTGGCCAAAGAAGGCATCGAAGCTGAAGTGATCGATCTTCGTACCATTCGTCCGCTGGATTGGTTCACTATCCTCGAATCCGTGAAAAAAACAAACCGCCTCGTAATCGTTGAAGAACAATGGCCTTTCGCCAGCATATCTTCTGAAATCGCTTACCGTATCCAGAAAGAAGGTTTCGACTATCTGGATGCTCCCGTGCGCCGTATCACTGCCATAGATGCACCTATGCATTATGCACCTAACCTGGTTAAAATGTACCTGCCCGATATCGAGCGTACGGTGAAACTGGTGAAGGAAGTAATGTATATGAAGAAATAA
- the cysM gene encoding cysteine synthase CysM gives MASILDLVGNTPMVELKNVSVNPDVTIYAKLEGTNPGGSVKDRAAYGMIKGALDRGEIKPGIKLIEATSGNTGIALAMIANIFGIEIELVMPADATQERVLTMEAYGAKVILTPKERSMEGSIDYANEQIAKGGYFMLNQFANPDNSGMHYKTTGPEIWKDTAGKVTHFVSAMGTTGTIMGVSRYLKEQNPAVQIVGCQPTDGAKIPGIRKWPEAYLPKIFDKSRIDRTMDITEEEARTMTKRLAKEEAIFCGMSSGGAIAAAVRISAELRSGVIVSIICDRGDRYLSSDLFQK, from the coding sequence ATGGCTTCTATTCTGGATCTCGTCGGTAATACGCCGATGGTGGAATTAAAAAATGTGTCCGTAAACCCGGATGTAACAATTTATGCCAAGCTGGAAGGGACGAACCCCGGAGGGAGTGTGAAAGACAGGGCTGCTTATGGTATGATCAAAGGTGCGCTGGACCGGGGCGAAATCAAGCCGGGCATCAAGCTGATTGAAGCAACCAGTGGTAATACAGGTATTGCGCTGGCGATGATTGCCAACATCTTTGGTATTGAGATTGAGCTGGTGATGCCGGCAGACGCCACGCAGGAGCGGGTACTTACGATGGAAGCCTATGGCGCCAAAGTAATACTGACCCCTAAAGAGCGGTCCATGGAAGGTTCTATTGACTATGCCAATGAGCAGATAGCCAAAGGCGGTTACTTTATGCTGAACCAGTTTGCCAACCCGGATAATTCAGGTATGCACTACAAAACCACCGGTCCTGAAATATGGAAGGATACGGCAGGTAAAGTGACGCATTTTGTAAGTGCTATGGGAACTACAGGCACCATTATGGGTGTATCCCGGTACCTGAAAGAACAAAACCCCGCCGTACAGATAGTCGGTTGTCAGCCTACAGACGGCGCTAAAATTCCCGGGATCCGCAAGTGGCCGGAGGCATATCTCCCTAAAATATTCGACAAATCACGGATAGACCGTACGATGGATATTACAGAAGAAGAAGCCAGAACAATGACCAAACGCCTCGCAAAAGAAGAAGCTATTTTTTGTGGAATGAGCAGTGGTGGTGCTATAGCAGCGGCGGTAAGGATATCAGCAGAATTACGTAGTGGCGTGATTGTTAGTATTATCTGCGACCGGGGAGACCGGTATCTTTCGAGTGATCTTTTTCAGAAATAG
- a CDS encoding serine O-acetyltransferase, protein MSDFFEELKRRHQLAAANAYPATVAVSDFANNLINWLFPEHTGQVMADPVLLEQYGRQLEIQLELLLQPMQHQLPASAEIISRTFMNKVPVIYDELTKDAEAIFQGDPAATCLYEVIRAYPGFYAIAFYRMAHALCELKIPLLPRMITELAHARTGIDIHPGAVIAPWFCIDHGTGIVIGETSVIGPHVKLYQGVTLGALSIEKSMARSKRHPTIEEHVVIYAGATILGGDTIIGHHSVIGGNVWLIRSVEPFSRIYYKAEHKFSETNQE, encoded by the coding sequence ATGAGCGATTTTTTCGAAGAACTGAAGCGGAGACACCAATTGGCGGCAGCAAATGCTTATCCTGCCACGGTTGCAGTAAGTGATTTTGCCAACAACCTGATTAATTGGTTATTCCCTGAACATACCGGCCAGGTGATGGCCGACCCTGTACTGCTGGAGCAATACGGGCGGCAGCTGGAAATACAGCTGGAATTATTGTTGCAACCCATGCAGCATCAGTTACCCGCCAGCGCGGAAATCATCAGCCGCACTTTCATGAACAAAGTACCAGTGATATATGATGAGTTAACGAAAGATGCGGAAGCTATTTTCCAGGGAGATCCTGCGGCCACCTGTTTGTATGAGGTGATCCGCGCCTATCCCGGGTTTTATGCGATTGCATTTTACCGGATGGCCCATGCCCTTTGTGAACTGAAGATCCCCTTGCTGCCCAGGATGATCACGGAACTGGCGCACGCCCGTACCGGTATAGATATACATCCCGGTGCTGTGATAGCGCCGTGGTTCTGTATAGACCATGGTACCGGTATTGTGATCGGTGAAACATCTGTCATCGGGCCACACGTAAAGCTGTACCAGGGCGTAACACTGGGGGCGCTCAGTATCGAAAAAAGCATGGCGCGCAGCAAGCGGCATCCCACTATCGAAGAACATGTAGTTATCTATGCCGGCGCCACCATCCTGGGCGGCGACACTATAATAGGTCACCACAGCGTAATTGGTGGAAATGTATGGTTGATCAGAAGTGTAGAACCTTTTTCGAGGATCTACTACAAAGCAGAACACAAGTTCTCTGAAACCAACCAGGAATAA
- a CDS encoding sigma-54 dependent transcriptional regulator yields the protein MANILIIDDEKSIRKTLTEILSYEGYKVDEAADGLEGFKMFQAKQYDAVLCDIKMPKMDGLEFLEKAREVNPDIPIVMVSGHGNIDTAVDAVKKGAYDYISKPPDLNRLLITLRNAMDKTTLVTETKTLRRKVNKVPDMIGSSAPILKIKETIEKVAPTDARVLITGDNGVGKELVARWLHERSNRAAGPMVEVNCAAIPSELIESELFGHEKGSFTSAVKQRIGKFEQATGGTLFLDEIGDMSLSAQAKVLRALQEGKITRVGGDKEISVDVRVVAATNKDLLHEVEEKNFRLDLYHRLSVILIHVASLNDRRDDVPLLVDNFLDTVCNEYGIARKAIDKDAMKALQNHNWSGNIRELRNVVERLVILSGKTISTEDVDDFVVPNRDKKKISS from the coding sequence ATGGCTAACATTTTAATAATAGACGATGAAAAAAGCATCCGCAAAACGCTGACGGAAATATTGAGCTATGAAGGATATAAAGTAGACGAGGCTGCGGACGGGTTAGAAGGATTTAAAATGTTCCAGGCAAAACAATATGATGCCGTACTATGCGATATCAAAATGCCTAAAATGGATGGATTGGAATTCCTGGAGAAAGCCAGGGAAGTGAATCCTGATATACCCATTGTCATGGTTTCCGGCCACGGAAATATTGATACTGCCGTTGACGCCGTGAAAAAAGGCGCCTACGACTATATCTCCAAACCACCGGACCTGAACCGCCTGCTCATTACCCTGCGCAATGCAATGGATAAAACCACGCTGGTAACAGAAACCAAAACTTTACGCCGCAAGGTGAATAAAGTACCGGATATGATCGGTTCATCCGCGCCTATCCTCAAAATTAAAGAGACAATTGAAAAAGTGGCTCCCACAGACGCCCGCGTACTGATTACCGGCGACAACGGGGTAGGAAAGGAACTGGTAGCCCGCTGGCTGCATGAACGCAGCAACCGCGCCGCCGGTCCTATGGTGGAAGTGAACTGCGCGGCCATTCCAAGTGAATTGATAGAAAGCGAATTGTTTGGCCACGAAAAAGGGTCCTTTACCTCTGCTGTAAAGCAACGCATCGGTAAGTTTGAACAAGCTACCGGCGGTACCCTTTTCCTCGACGAAATAGGTGATATGAGCCTCAGCGCGCAGGCTAAAGTACTGCGTGCATTACAGGAAGGTAAGATCACCCGTGTAGGCGGCGATAAGGAAATAAGTGTGGATGTACGGGTAGTAGCAGCTACCAATAAGGACCTGCTCCATGAAGTAGAGGAAAAAAACTTCCGGCTGGATCTCTACCACCGGTTGAGCGTTATCCTCATTCATGTAGCCTCCCTGAATGACCGCCGGGACGACGTGCCCCTGCTGGTAGATAATTTCCTGGACACCGTTTGCAACGAATATGGAATTGCCCGCAAGGCAATAGACAAAGATGCCATGAAGGCATTGCAAAACCATAACTGGTCCGGTAATATCCGCGAACTGCGCAATGTGGTGGAAAGACTGGTGATCCTCTCCGGCAAAACCATCAGCACAGAAGATGTGGATGATTTCGTAGTACCAAACCGCGACAAGAAAAAAATCAGTTCCTGA
- a CDS encoding alpha/beta hydrolase has protein sequence MSRHLYLISGLGADERIFNNLCYPPGYEVHFLPWIAPLENEPISSYAARMAQGITADGPVSLIGVSFGGIMSLEIARQIPVEKNILLSSIKTTAEKPPYYNWVRKLGLQHLPDSILYRQRDIIVKKFLNIETEAEKKLVSEYLAKRDYHYLRWAVNTVLHWENDFIPEGLVHIHGAKDMPFPIKFVKPTHVIPDGGHFMVLNRAREINAILEANL, from the coding sequence ATGTCCAGACACCTGTATCTTATCAGCGGATTAGGTGCGGATGAGCGCATCTTTAATAACCTGTGCTACCCGCCCGGCTATGAGGTACATTTTCTGCCCTGGATAGCTCCTTTGGAGAACGAGCCTATCAGTAGTTATGCCGCCCGTATGGCGCAGGGCATAACTGCTGATGGACCGGTTTCCCTGATAGGTGTGTCCTTTGGCGGTATTATGAGCCTGGAAATAGCCCGGCAGATACCCGTGGAGAAAAATATCCTGCTCTCCAGCATTAAAACTACCGCAGAGAAGCCACCATATTACAACTGGGTGAGAAAACTGGGACTGCAACATCTTCCTGACAGTATCCTTTACCGGCAAAGGGATATTATTGTCAAAAAATTTCTGAATATAGAAACCGAAGCAGAGAAAAAGCTGGTGTCGGAATATCTCGCGAAGCGGGACTATCATTACCTGCGTTGGGCTGTAAATACCGTTTTACACTGGGAAAATGATTTCATTCCCGAAGGGCTGGTGCATATTCATGGCGCCAAAGACATGCCTTTTCCCATCAAATTTGTAAAACCTACCCATGTCATCCCTGACGGCGGCCACTTTATGGTATTAAACCGGGCCAGGGAAATCAATGCCATATTGGAAGCCAATCTTTAA
- a CDS encoding MerR family transcriptional regulator, translated as MPGINSFTIKDIEHFTGIKAHTIRIWEQRYQLLPPKRKDTNHRVYDNKDLKGLLRIAYLYHHGMKISRIAALSEAQQNKLSVEIAAGDNQYELYINELIEATLDYDQLRFEIIFQQLVQLAGFEKSITHAIYPYLEKVGILWLTGSVTPAQEHFSSQIIRTKILVAIDSQEMNDQADDHFLLFLPEGEFHEIPLLYVHYLLKKHRKIVTNFGANIPLSDLKPFVAAKKVTHIYTHMLTNMTRKAMNSFAEKLGNMYPHINILLSGPQTKHISMSLPANMRIMHSLKELERML; from the coding sequence ATGCCTGGAATAAACTCTTTTACTATAAAGGATATTGAGCACTTTACCGGTATAAAAGCGCACACGATACGCATCTGGGAACAACGGTATCAGCTGCTTCCTCCCAAAAGGAAGGATACCAACCACCGTGTATATGATAACAAAGACCTGAAGGGCTTATTACGTATTGCCTACCTGTACCACCACGGGATGAAGATTTCCCGTATTGCCGCCTTATCTGAAGCACAACAGAATAAGTTGTCCGTAGAAATAGCTGCCGGCGACAACCAGTATGAACTGTACATAAACGAGCTGATTGAAGCCACGCTGGACTATGACCAGCTTCGTTTTGAGATCATTTTCCAGCAGTTGGTACAACTGGCCGGCTTTGAAAAAAGTATCACCCACGCCATTTATCCCTATCTTGAAAAAGTAGGCATATTGTGGCTTACAGGCAGTGTTACCCCTGCACAGGAACATTTCTCTTCCCAGATTATCCGCACTAAAATACTGGTGGCAATTGATAGCCAGGAAATGAATGATCAGGCAGATGATCACTTTCTGCTGTTCCTGCCCGAAGGAGAATTTCACGAAATCCCCCTGTTGTATGTGCATTACCTCTTAAAAAAGCACCGTAAAATAGTCACGAACTTTGGTGCCAACATACCATTGAGCGACCTGAAACCCTTTGTGGCAGCCAAAAAAGTGACACATATTTACACACATATGCTCACCAACATGACCCGCAAAGCGATGAACAGCTTTGCAGAAAAGCTGGGCAACATGTATCCGCATATCAATATCCTCCTGTCTGGTCCGCAAACAAAGCATATCAGCATGTCATTACCCGCCAATATGCGGATCATGCATTCATTAAAGGAACTGGAAAGGATGCTTTAA
- the lepB gene encoding signal peptidase I has translation MNLAFWKKNKESQPKKKKSTAREWLDAGVFAIIAATLIRTFIFEAYTIPTPSMEKTLLVNDFLFVSKISYGPRIPMTPLAMPFVHHTMPFTKSTKAYSEAIQWKYRRLPGFTDIKRYDVVVFNFPEGDTVAIESPDPSYYNMVRQNGWQAVHNSFEVIHRPVDKRENYIKRCMAEAGDTLTIVHGAVYINGQAAPVPSGSQHKYVVETTGDQLNTSRLEELGIATTAPDFYPIDGTRYLYNLTPENVTALKQFPIVKNITVYEDANYMDFNYNMVFPHDTAHYKWTDENFGPLYIPKKGATVKLDDSNIAIYDRIIRVYEGNTLERKDGKFFINGQAADSYTFKMNYYWMMGDNRNNSLDSRFWGFVPEDHVVGKAWLIWMSYGESGIRWSRLFKNIR, from the coding sequence ATGAACCTGGCATTTTGGAAAAAAAATAAGGAAAGTCAGCCAAAGAAGAAGAAATCTACGGCAAGGGAATGGTTAGACGCGGGTGTTTTTGCTATTATAGCCGCCACGCTTATCCGCACTTTTATTTTTGAGGCTTATACGATTCCCACGCCTTCCATGGAGAAAACCTTACTGGTAAACGATTTCCTGTTTGTGAGTAAGATCAGTTACGGTCCCCGTATCCCCATGACGCCATTGGCCATGCCATTTGTGCATCACACGATGCCTTTTACTAAATCTACAAAAGCCTATTCCGAAGCTATTCAATGGAAATACAGGCGCTTACCCGGTTTTACTGATATCAAACGCTATGATGTGGTGGTATTCAACTTTCCGGAAGGAGATACTGTGGCTATTGAGTCGCCAGACCCAAGTTACTATAACATGGTGAGGCAAAACGGCTGGCAGGCCGTGCATAATTCTTTTGAAGTGATCCACCGCCCGGTTGATAAACGGGAGAACTACATCAAACGTTGTATGGCAGAAGCGGGAGATACCTTAACAATCGTTCACGGCGCTGTATACATCAATGGGCAGGCGGCACCGGTACCTTCCGGCAGCCAGCATAAATATGTGGTAGAAACGACCGGCGACCAGCTCAATACCAGCCGCCTGGAAGAACTGGGCATCGCTACTACTGCGCCTGATTTTTACCCGATTGACGGAACCAGGTATCTCTATAACCTGACACCGGAAAATGTAACGGCACTGAAACAATTCCCGATCGTAAAGAACATCACTGTTTATGAAGATGCCAATTATATGGACTTCAATTACAACATGGTGTTCCCGCATGATACCGCTCATTACAAATGGACGGATGAAAATTTTGGTCCGCTGTATATTCCCAAGAAAGGGGCTACTGTAAAGCTGGATGACAGCAATATCGCCATCTACGACCGTATCATCCGCGTGTATGAAGGCAATACCCTCGAAAGAAAAGATGGTAAGTTTTTTATAAACGGACAGGCAGCTGACTCCTATACTTTTAAAATGAACTATTACTGGATGATGGGGGATAACCGTAATAATTCCCTGGATTCCCGCTTCTGGGGCTTTGTACCCGAAGATCACGTAGTAGGCAAGGCCTGGCTCATCTGGATGAGTTATGGTGAAAGCGGCATCCGTTGGAGCCGTCTCTTCAAAAATATCAGGTAA
- a CDS encoding cytidine deaminase, which yields MEKQLQHFEYLVYNDINGLEDTDSWLLKEAREVTQHAYAPYSRFQVGAVIKLANGEIIAGSNQENASFPIGLCAERVALASAASVYPDIPIDTIAISYHNLNGTSTHPISPCGMCRQALAEYEMKQQTPIRLILGGLSGQVFVISRANDLLPLSFSGNAMNT from the coding sequence ATGGAAAAACAACTCCAACATTTCGAATACCTGGTATACAATGATATTAACGGTCTGGAAGATACTGATTCCTGGTTGTTGAAGGAAGCACGTGAGGTAACGCAGCATGCCTATGCGCCTTATTCCCGCTTCCAGGTAGGTGCAGTGATCAAGCTGGCGAATGGGGAGATTATAGCCGGCTCTAACCAGGAGAATGCGTCTTTTCCTATCGGGTTATGTGCAGAAAGAGTAGCCCTGGCTTCCGCGGCATCTGTGTATCCGGATATACCTATCGATACCATTGCCATCAGCTATCATAATCTCAATGGTACCAGTACCCACCCCATATCTCCCTGTGGTATGTGCCGTCAGGCCCTGGCAGAATATGAAATGAAGCAACAAACGCCGATCAGGCTGATCCTGGGTGGCCTCAGCGGTCAGGTGTTTGTCATCAGCCGTGCCAACGATCTGTTGCCGCTCTCTTTCTCCGGTAATGCCATGAATACCTAA